From a region of the Gossypium raimondii isolate GPD5lz chromosome 10, ASM2569854v1, whole genome shotgun sequence genome:
- the LOC105776041 gene encoding folate-biopterin transporter 1, chloroplastic, translating to MALHSLSSILPSQNPILSSLSYPLSPYHRQIRHLRPMVPLAVSRRRRPRRKHTQKRSDTSMFLPLSSRGNESLLDSRNSSGNGDSIPMEQESSTSMSSVASSRKKDRYTGNARRFRIFGVDFSPESVAVAMVYFVQGALGLSRLAVSFYLKDDLHLDPAETALISGFSSLPWLVKPLYGFISDSFPLFGYRRRSYLVLSGLLGALSWSLMATFVGSKYGAVVCILIGSLSVAFSDVVVDSMVVERARGESQAISGSLQSLCWGSSAFGSIVSSYFSGSLVDAYGVRFVFGITALLPMITSAVAVLVKEQHVPGPTRGQNVLLANPSFLESSRENIIQLWNAVREPNVFLPTVFIFFWQATPQSDSAVFYFTTNKLGFTPEFLGRVKLVTSVASLVGVGLYNGLLKRVPLRKIFLATTIIGTAFGMTQVLLVTGLNRQLGISDEWFAIGDSLILTVLGQVSFMPVLVLAAKLCPEGMEATLFATLMSISNGGSVVGGLLGAVLTQVFGVTKDKFDNLSSLIILCNLSSLLPLPLLGLLPEDDSEIVSNENVDIEMKSN from the exons ATGGCTCTACATTCTCTATCCTCAATCTTACCGTCCCAAAACCCCATTTTGTCCTCCCTCTCCTATCCACTTTCTCCTTATCACCGTCAAATACGCCACCTTAGACCGATGGTTCCCTTGGCGGTCTCTCGTCGCCGCAGGCCCCGCCGTAAACATACCCAGAAACGAAGCGATACGTCCATGTTTCTCCCGCTTTCATCCAGAGGAAACGAGTCGCTTTTAGATTCTAGAAata GTTCTGGAAATGGAGACTCGATACCGATGGAGCAAGAGTCCAGTACCTCGATGAGTTCGGTCGCTAGTTCGAGGAAGAAAGACAGGTATACAGGCAACGCCCGAAGATTCAGAATTTTCGGCGTTGATTTTTCTCCAGAGAGTGTGGCGGTTGCTATGGTTTACTTCGTTCAAGGCGCTTTAGGCCTTTCGAGGCTTGCTGTTAGCTTTTACTTGAAAGATGATTTGCATCTGGATCCTGCAGAG ACAGCTTTGATATCCGGTTTTTCTTCGCTGCCATGGCTTGTTAAGCCACTTTATGGGTTTATTAG TGATTCATTCCCACTATTTGGTTATCGAAGAAGGTCATACTTGGTTCTATCTGGACTTCTTGGTGCTCTCTCATGGAGTTTGATGGCCACCTTTGTTGGCAGCAAGTATGGTGCTGTAGTCTGCATACTTATTGGATCTCTTTCTGTTGCTTTCTCAGATGTT GTTGTAGATTCCATGGTTGTGGAGAGGGCTCGTGGGGAGTCGCAAGCCATATCTGGATCTCTTCAGTCTCTATGCTGGGGATCCTCTGCTTTTGGTAGTATTGTGAGCTCCTATTTTAGTGGTTCGCTAGTGGATGCTTATGGTGTAAG GTTTGTTTTTGGTATCACTGCATTGCTACCGATGATAACATCTGCTGTTGCTGTTCTTGTAAAAGAACAGCATGTGCCTGGCCCAACAAGAGGGCAAAATGTTCTTTTAGCCAACCCTAGCTTTCTTGAAAGCTCAAGAGAGAATATTATTCAGTTGTGGAATGCAGTAAGAGAACCCAATGTGTTTCTTCCCAccgtttttattttcttttggcaAGCAACACCGCAGTCAGACTCTGCCGTTTTTTACTTCAC CACAAATAAACTTGGTTTCACCCCAGAATTTCTAGGACGTGTAAAACTTGTCACTTCGGTTGCATCATTGGTCGGAGTTGGATTGTATAATGGACTTTTAAAAAGAGTTCCATTGCGGAAGATTTTTCTTGCCACAACAATTATCGGTACAGCCTTTGGAATGACTCAG GTGTTGCTGGTAACTGGATTGAACCGGCAGTTAGGAATAAGTGATGAGTGGTTTGCGATTGGGGATTCATTGATTCTAACTGTCCTTGGTCAg GTTTCTTTCATGCCGGTTCTTGTACTTGCAGCCAAGCTATGTCCGGAAGGGATGGAAGCAACACTGTTTGCAACTCTGATGTCCATATCAAACGGAGGCAGTGTGGTGGGGGGACTGTTAGGTGCAGTACTGACCCAGGTATTTGGTGTAACCAAGGATAAATTTGACAACTTATCCTCCTTGATAATCCTATGCAATCTCAGTTCATTGTTGCCTTTGCCGCTACTTGGCCTCCTTCCTGAGGATGACTCTGAAATTGTTTCTAATGAGAATGTAGATATTGAGATGAAAtctaattga